ACTTTACTCTAGTGAAACAACACAAAGAGAAACGTCAAACAGCACTGCGTGAAAACATTAGATATTGTTTAAAGCTGTTTAGTTACTAGAAAAAGCTTTTATTTATAAGATCATGAGAGGTTTCAAGATGCTTTCATTAGTGtataaaagaaaacaatactCACTTCAGTCTGCTTTAACTGTAATCCTCATAAACTCAGGATTATATCCACAACACTGCGTTTCCATCTTTACACGTTCTGAGTGATTTAATCATTGAAGGTCATACAGTAAATTCCCGTATAATCCCAGAGAGAGTTTCAACGCTTGCTTTCTTTAGTAAGAAATCCATGTGGGTCAATAAAAGCACATCATTCCTCAGCATCCACATCTCTCAATCCATTGAGTTACACAGctgctgatgatgatgatgatgatgaagattctCATCTCACTGTAATAAACCTGAGCTGAGCACAGAAGAAAGTGCTGAAGATGAAGAATCCTGTGGACTAATAGCCAATGTGCTGACTAGAACCATAGtaaaatgagagagagagagagagagagagagagagagagagagagagagagagagagagagagagagagagagacccaaGCAGCTCCACATTCAGcagtaatttaataaaaaaatgaatgtaaaaaacaagctatatacattttattttgatgagaATATGAGTTGAAATTTCCAGAAATGGAACAGAAATATGTAAAGATCAGACAGTTTCTCAGATATCTGATGATGTCATTAATCAGATCTCTTCAGTCTCTCTAAACCATCACTTTATTTGATCACCCAGCTAAATTCATTGTGTTTGTAGTCTGAATGTCTTTTCATCTTCCAGAAGAGTCGTCTCTACACGCGTGTGTTAGTCACATGACTGTGCAGAATCTGGATGTCAATCTCCTTGTGATGGGCGTGGCCTTACTGCTGTCAGGCTGTTTAGAAGGCGGAGTCACTGCACTTCTGACTGATGCCTGGCCACTGAAACATTTATAGCAACAAATAATCCATCAGTTTTcattataccacagggctgttgaatgcttcatTCTACACCTAACTTTTCATCTAACTTTTGACTTAAAATAAACACCAGGGCATTGTTTGGTGTAATcatggtataagaggaataattgactccgatcctttaaattatttgaaaataatgcacacccgcgctGTAACGCCTTACGACCTTgagtcgtcaattattccttacctGTACGACACAGATGTAAGTCTGTACTCAGATCAAACAAACTCTTAAGttccttttatttcatataataACACATTGAGTTAAATTGAAACATATTGTTAGTGATGTTTTCATACCCGTTCATGTGTACTGGCTTCAGCTTTGTAGCTTCAGAAGACAAATCGTCTACAGAGATGAAATCAAAGATGAGTTTAATGTGATTTATGTGTTAAGAAAAGCTGTGATGTTTATGTGATTTACTGTGAGCTGAACCTTCTGTAGATTCTCCACTGAAAATCTCCGGCTGGATCTCTGCTTTCTCATAAGTGTTGTTCAGATTCCTGATAACAACATCAGACTCTTCTCAGACTCAGACATACACACCAGACGTCACATGCATTTTACAGGATGTTGCAGGGtgtttttctctgtgtgtgtgtgtgtgtgtgtgtgtgtgtgcacgtgtgtaCCTGTTGGTCTCTGGCATTGACTCTGATGACATCATCCCTTCACTGTGGGGTTTTCTGTCTCCAGATGCCTCTGCtgacaacagacagacagacagacagacagacagttttaTCAGTTCAGACATCTGTAAGTGTTGATTTTTCTGTCAAAAGTTAATGTAAACTGTTTGTAACTGTGTGTGTTACCTTCATGTGTGTGTCCATTCAGCATCGGTCTTCTGTTCTGCTGGGTTTCAGAGATCACTTCTGCCcgcctgcacacacacacacacacacacacattatcaTCATCACACATAATCACATTTCACTGTCATCAacccgcacacacacacacacacacacacacacacacacacacacacacacacacacacacacacacacacacatcacattTCACAGACACATCCAATAACAACTGCAAAATAACTCTGTGAACAGCAGAATAATGAGAAGTTCATATCCGAAAAACTACAGCTGTGTTCACACAAACTCCTGCATTACCATTTCTGCTGTCTGTGATGTTGTCTCTCTGGTGCAGCTCGTTGTATTGGGGGTCCAACCTGAGGGGAACATAAAAAATCAATAGTATTGTTGTCATGTCAACAGTCTTAGTGATTATTCTGCAATTAAcatgagagacagacagacagacagacagacaggcagacagacacagacagacatagagacAGATCACCTGCTGGAGTAGCAGCTTCTGCTGTAATGCTTCACTCAGTTTAGTGACCAGTCGTTCCTGTACTGAACTCGATACGTCCTGCAGATGAAATACACATCATTAATACAGCACacgtgcgcgcgcacacacacacacacacacacacacacacacacacacacacacacacacacacacacacacacacacacacacacacacacacacacacacacacacacacacacacacacgcacgcacgcacacacacaaacacacctgGCATTTACACAGCAGTTGTAAAGCATCTTTATAATATTGAGAGGCTTTTTCTGGGTCTCTCATCTGTAGTTTGATCCCACCGAGACCCTCACAGACCTGCCACTGACCGGATGGGTCATCTACAcaaaaacagagagagagagtaagagagagagagagatactgAGAGTAAGAGTGTCCTGTATCAGTCCGAGTTTAGTTTCACACCTGTGTCTCTGAATGCCTGTTGTGCATGTAAGAAACTCTCCCACGCCTCCTCCAGTTCACCCACTTCTACCAGAGCAAAGCCCAGATTACTGAAACACCGACCCTGTGCAACGCGACTGCCCAGAGAGCCTACAGGACGAGTTCAGACGGATATAATGTTGATTGAAACATGATTAATAACTCTAATAAATACAGAAAACACTTCTGAACCAGACAAATATCTACACACACTTCAGTCATAAAACAGgattctctgtgtgtgtttggtgtTTGTCTGTTTCATTTAGTTATATTTCTGAGGTCCTGTCATCCTCAAAAGCAATGTAGCATTTTAAATTTGTCTAATAGTcatccaaacacagcccagatgtCTAGCctaaacaaggcaaaatttgggctgtcagtgaaaatttaatAGACATCATagcacaaaaataaatgaaataaaattaaataattaaataattaaacaaataaatgaaagtaAACAGCTAGTAATCACCGCTGTCTTAGCTTACATGATGGCATGCCATCTTCAAAAAAatgacatgtaaccaaattcaagtttattaaGTGGGTCATGAAGAAAATGTCATTAACCTGAAATAAAATCAATGGAAGTCTATGAAATAAACTCACTAACAGAGTGAAACAaatatgtgtgtgcatgcatgcgtgcgttataagaaaacatgcacacacaccgTCAGAGAGAACAGGTGTATTTAAAACATGTTGTTTAGCACAATGTTACACAGACCAATCCAGAGGTTAAGCTGAGGATCAGAGTTTTGTGTCTCACCGTGTATCGCTGCTGCCTCTCTGTGGTATTTCAGAGCCTCTTCATATTGACCCAAAGTATTGTGAACAGCACCCAGATTCTGCAGAATCACCGCCAGTCGGTGTGGTTTAGACGTGACCAGATGAAGAGCCTGTTCATAACATTCAGCTGCTTCAGAGAACAACCTCAGCTGAGTAAAACTTAAACCCACATCCATCAGAAGCTTTCCTGAAACAAAGGTCAACAACATTAACCTCAACAAACACATTCATCATActgtaaattaactctttcagAGTAATTATAATTccagttttatttaaatgttgggTTCTGGCTGATGTTTCATGACTTCACCACATGTCTCATGTTCATTGAAATGAAGTACCACCATGTCTTGTGAAATTTGGAATCTGTGATTTCTCTCAAACCGTTCATGTAAAGTGTACCACTGGCAAAGGGATCCAGCGTTGTGATGATCACAGATGTGCACATTAAAGTGCCGATGTTGAAATGATATACTGAGCAGCCCTACCCAGCGTCTCTTGATCTGTGATGTCGCTGCTCATCTCCAAGCTGTCTGTCAACACGGTGATGATGTCATCAGCAGTGCAGCTGCCGCTCTCCAGCATGTGTTTCCCAGCATCCTTTAGGGTCAGCGCGGCGGCTGATGTGTTTCCTGCTAGTTTATAACTCTCAGCAGCGCGTCTGAAAGCGTCTACAGCCTCATTCCACTCCTGTAACATCATCAGTTTAACTTCACACATCATCAGTCACTGTGCAGCGTCAACACAGATATGCAATCACAACTCAATATTCAAATAGCAGGTTTCTTGAACCCTGACCATTATTTCTTTATGATGATTAACTCTGACCTTTCTCTTCAGATGGCATTGAGCAAGTCTAACACAGGTGTCTCCCTCAGCACATGCGTCTCCCTGCGAGCGGTACAGCTGTGCGGCCTTCAGGTAGTGTCGGGCGGCCCGGGTCCAGTCCCTCAGGGCTTCGTGAGCTGTCGCAAGATTATACTGCAGGTCTGCGATCCGTTCGCCTCTCTCACCCGACTGAGAGCGAGACAGAAGGTCCAGCCCTTTCTGAGGTCTACCTGCTTCAACATACGCTGCTCCCAGGTTAAATGCACATGACCTCTGAAGTCTCCCCTCACTCAACTAAAACAAAGATTCATGAATTTAACATTCGTAAATGTTTACAGTAAGACCAGGACTGTAGATTAGGACAAAAGACTTCTCATTTTAATGTACCTTTGTGGCAGCTTTCAATGCGTTTTTGAAGCACTGCACAGCTGCAGTATTGTCTCCGGTCTGCAGCGCTGCATGTCCATCCTCAGTGAGTCTCTGAATCTCCACCTGTGTGTCTGTGTCCTCCACATCAGATCTGTGTGTCCTGATCTTAACtgctttcttcttcttctgattCTCATGAACATCTCTGACTGGAGACCCATCAGAGGCCATGAACTTACAACAGATTACACAACAGAGAACACATGATGCTTAacctggagagagagagagagagagagagagagagagagagagcttggtttaagctggtattgctggtgtagcaagctggtctagctgtgggttagggttagtacttagctggtcatgctggaagaccagctgacccaccagcttgaccagctttgccaggctggaagGACCAGCTCAGACCAGCTACCGCCACCTTAAACCTTTAAtctttttcgagggcacacgatgcgaagctcgtcacaacatgtatttagccgtcatgtgtgtggctcgtcgtgtcaaaatatgtgtttggcacgtcatgtgaacctatgtgcctCACGTGTCATGTCAAGATACAGGCCTGTTGCAGACGCTttaaaggggtttatgataaaagaaacgcCCACGTTTGctagatactcgcttaatctcatgtgtaatcagagtttaatgttaagttagtgtctcttttatcataaaccctttccgCGCATGATGCACAACTTTACATGacacaaaaaacacatattttgaatttgcagccctcagaagagaagtcaccggccgtcaCTGTTGAGAAATATTATATGACATGATATTTTAAGCATTCCCATACGGCAAagtatatatttaaattttcaaatatacaaattaaatgGCCCAAATATATATGTgctgaaatatgtttacaaaaatgtatattccattttttttaatacatttttaaataaatatattttaaagcatttatatttacgtagcattggaagaaaaatttgtacaaacctgtaaacataacagatttgaaaaggataaattaaatatattattaattgaaaaaatatacttataattttatattttatacatacttatccattttataataatactttataaattttataaaaacttttatattttggcaaggaaaatatatttttgccgtatgggttgtaaaatttgaaatttatttgttgcccctgaaatacattttgaaatatgttaatatatgaaggttaaaactaaatacattttcaaattcaaaaatatatttactttctacaacatgtatttagcatataattaaaacatatttttggacaTATGGGTTATCATCTTAGGTGTGCATTATTATTGAATAACTCAATGGCCTCAATAATTCCTTACTTAACTGCTTACCAAAATTCCCATCTTTCTCTTTGGATTCAAGAGTTTCTACATAGAGACAAGTGTCTCCTGGCTGTATTTACCtcatatttacataaaaaataaacactcaaaattgcaaaataaaaatttttcaACTATAATGACAGTAAAAAGTCACTATTCCATTAAAAGAATACATAATATACATACAAGATAAACGGATACAAATAGGattaaagctattaaaaaatAAGAGAATGAAGATAGAGAGAAAACAGCAGTAAGATGTTAAAGAGATTGTTGATGCCACACAGATGATTCACACTAATGAATCATTCATTACTCGTCTAATGTGTCACACGTTAACACTAAACCACCATTACACACTTAACGAccagaaataaacacaatattaTAGCGTCCCACTAACAGCATCCTATTATAAACGTACTACAGTAAATGCATACATAACACTACAGTCATGTGTAAGACTTCAGGTTAATTTACTTACAGTAATAGAGAAGAGTGT
Above is a window of Paramisgurnus dabryanus chromosome 13, PD_genome_1.1, whole genome shotgun sequence DNA encoding:
- the LOC135752176 gene encoding tetratricopeptide repeat protein 24; amino-acid sequence: MASDGSPVRDVHENQKKKKAVKIRTHRSDVEDTDTQVEIQRLTEDGHAALQTGDNTAAVQCFKNALKAATKLSEGRLQRSCAFNLGAAYVEAGRPQKGLDLLSRSQSGERGERIADLQYNLATAHEALRDWTRAARHYLKAAQLYRSQGDACAEGDTCVRLAQCHLKRKEWNEAVDAFRRAAESYKLAGNTSAAALTLKDAGKHMLESGSCTADDIITVLTDSLEMSSDITDQETLGKLLMDVGLSFTQLRLFSEAAECYEQALHLVTSKPHRLAVILQNLGAVHNTLGQYEEALKYHREAAAIHGSLGSRVAQGRCFSNLGFALVEVGELEEAWESFLHAQQAFRDTDDPSGQWQVCEGLGGIKLQMRDPEKASQYYKDALQLLCKCQDVSSSVQERLVTKLSEALQQKLLLQQVGPPIQRAAPERQHHRQQKWRAEVISETQQNRRPMLNGHTHEAEASGDRKPHSEGMMSSESMPETNRNLNNTYEKAEIQPEIFSGESTEDDLSSEATKLKPVHMNGGQASVRSAVTPPSKQPDSSKATPITRRLTSRFCTVM